The stretch of DNA AATAATCATTTGAAGATTTTTGAATGGCGCCATTTGAGTTAAGTACTTTAACGAACTCgtaagaaatgtgaaataaattgttgGTATTTCCCCAAACCACAAGATCAACAACATCGGATACATTAACACATACTTTGtcggaaatatattttttcacctaattattttaataaattaaaaatatagttCACAGTTAAATCTATATTTCCTGTTATTGTAACCACGTTACAATTAGGAAATATACTTTTGTTCTCAGAATAAAATTCTTGGGCCAAATAATTCATATCTCCAGAAAATCCACAAAATACgtattttgtagaaattttacatttatttttacagcATTCAGAATAATATTTAACCAATGATACGtcgttttgtttataatttttaataaacaaaaccAAATCACTTCCAATCAACGAATTTGGAAGTATCGAGAAAAAGTTGACACTTCGCAAACAATGAAATCCCACATCTTGAATACTCTTGAGTTCATCGTATATTTCTTCTTGaaattcttccatatatatatttaattgaatatCTTTATC from Octopus sinensis unplaced genomic scaffold, ASM634580v1 Contig06904, whole genome shotgun sequence encodes:
- the LOC115227688 gene encoding uncharacterized protein LOC115227688 — protein: MFFITELLNSKLCLDKDIQLNIYMEEFQEEIYDELKSIQDVGFHCLRSVNFFSILPNSLIGSDLVLFIKNYKQNDVSLVKYYSECCKNKCKISTKYVFCGFSGDMNYLAQEFYSENKSIFPNCNVVTITGNIDLTVKKYISDKVCVNVSDVVDLVVWGNTNNLFHISYEFVKVLNSNGAIQKSSNDYYRPLKEILDDQKVSH